Within Wyeomyia smithii strain HCP4-BCI-WySm-NY-G18 chromosome 2, ASM2978416v1, whole genome shotgun sequence, the genomic segment tacgtttttcattgtaaacacatcacttttacattaaatatcattatcaagaacaataaaaaacattgtttttgtaatttttaccatgaaaaaaggGCTGTttttatgtatcttaacagcattttttcaggcatttttcccatacatttaaaagtcatattgtcggtggtagatgtcgtttacaagcttacagtaaaaataccatgttttttatggttacaatacaAAACATTGTacgtttactgttctcaccgcaaaatacatcgtattTTTTTCGGGCTTTTTTGTTCGTTTGACTAACCGCTCATCTCTCACTGTGTGTCTCTAgctcaaacaaattttcaatattcagTCCGCCAGACTTGTAAAACAGTGACTTACTTTGGAATGGAATACCTTCTCTTGCGGAAATGACAGCTAAATGTAAACAACGCATTTTCGGTTTTTAGTGTTTTCTTGAGTGAAAGCAGGTACCTAGTTGAAGGTATTATTCGCAACCGCAACCGTTCCTCCACCAAAAAGGAAGTTGTTTCCGTAGTTTTATTGTAAGGTACCATTTTCTTTTACGATTATCTCGGCTATTGTGTTAAATTTTCGTTCCTCGTGTGTTCTCTAGCAAACTACCCACAATGATCAGCACAAGTAACGAATTGCTACGAAACATTGCTGCACTGTGCCGGGTATGCTCGGCCCCGGGATCGCACAGTCTCTTCGCGAAAATACCACCCTATCTGCATGAACACCCGCGGGAGTGTCCCCGGTGGACGTTGCCGATTTGCAAACTGCTCGCCGAGGTGACCGGTATCGAAATCAGCGAAGACGACGGACTACCGCAGCGAATTTGCGTCCTATGTATCTCCTATCTGAAGCATGCCTACATTTTCCGGCGGCAAACGATCGATAACGTAGCCGCTGTCCTGGCGGCGCGATATTTGATTGGCATTGAAATGCGACAGGGAAAGGACGGCAGCCTCAAAACTAAAGATACAGAACTCGTTCCCACGGCGGTTTTTGTCCCGGCAGTGATTGCCAGGACCGAGGTGGCCGATGTTGCCAATAGAATGATGAATGTGGCCACGAACGGGTCAATTTCTTTTCGGAAAAACTTAGACAAAGAAGTAATTCGGCATATTATGGGCGGAAGTGTAAAAtccaaaaagaaaaataatgctGAAGAAGAGCAGCGATACATTCAAGATTTTGAAACAAGCAGGTAGGAAATTATAGCTCAAGTTGATTGTATATGTggctaaaatattttattcgtaGATTGCAAGCTTCTCCTGTTGGTACTGGAGGTTATTTCACGTACACAGAGAAAGAATTCGAGGAGGACGATGTCATGGAGTTAGATGTTCTGAAAGAGCACAACATATCTTTTAATCTGCCGGTTGATTATAAAGAGAAGAAATGTCCTTCCTGTAAGAAGAGATTTATGTTCGATGACTCGTTGAGCGAGCATCTGGAGAAATGCCTCCAATTTACGCTTATTAAATTTATCCGAGAAGTTTATCATCTGCTTTGTCTTAAGGAAAACCGTGCAATTTCGTCGTTCGAATTTATTCGTCGGGTGGTGTTTGCCATTCGCCGAAGCGTCCAGCAAATAGCACCTTTAAATGACGCAATCGCAGACAAAGAGGAAGAAGAGGAGAATGAAATGCCAACGGCGGAGCAGACCGTCGAAGAGCCAACCGAAATTAAGCGATCTTACTTAAAGAACCTAGAAAAACTGCGCATGAATTATAATCAAGAAGGAAATAAAATTCCTTCGCCAGCGCTACCGCAGCCTATCGAGGATGGACGAAGTTCCATCACAACCGGATCTACCTCAATTTCCCCAATCGTTACGGTTACGCGTTGCGAAGAGTGCCAGGTCCAGTTTGAAACAGTCACTGAACTGGAAGCGCACAATCTCAACTATCATCGTGGACTTCCGGCAGCCTCAGTTGCGCTGAACAATCAGCAGCCCGTTTCACCATTTCCCAAGCATATTTTGCTGCTAGCAGCAAAGGATGTTCCGTTGATCAAAAATCGGCTTCTTTCCGATACGCCGGAACCGATCGCTGGTGGCGACAGCCCTGGTGAAGATACCTTCAAGACGGTGCAATGTAGTACGTGCAAAAAACGCTTCCACATGATCTCCCAGTTGGACGAGCATCGGATTCGATGCCACAGCCGGAAGTCTCCTCGACAACATTCCGGCCAGGGCAGTCCTGTCGATCGTAATCGAAAAAATTTAAACGCTAGTTATTTTCACACAATGGAACAACTGAAGAACGTTAAGTAGCCCGTACAAAGATATTACTGTTTGTATTAATTTTATTTAGTGACCACCCCAAGTTAACAGATTTACCCCgtgttttgtttcaatttttaaacTATTTGACCACGATTGATTTGTAATAACGCTTGTAGATTTTATAGACTGAAAACGTGTAATAATGCTCAATTATTTGTCGGTCACCGCTTCGCgatgaaatatacagaaatgcTTGTATTACAAGTACATCACCTCAATAGAAACGCCAGCGCTTGATAATCCGAACTGATCATgtgatgttctaagtgttcaTCAGTATCTATTGTGAGTTAAGGATTTGAAAGAGTTGAATACTAAATTCAGGTAAACTTCGGAATTGATTCGAACCGTATtagaattatttaaaattttaatttaaccctctagtgccaaaCGCCGTCTTTTGGCGGGCTTCGGTCAAacatctaaaaagcttcaataaacacTTAAAAAGTGATTAtgatgattcatagtgattttatcgaagcCCGCCTAGacattaatttgggcactataTGTTACAATTAGTTTAATATGTTACAATTTTATACAAGCCGAATCTACATTGATGGTTGTAGCACAGAGTTGAGGTCTACATAGATGGTTCGATGGACGCATATGTAAATCAAGTGATCGCGACAGCGCGTCAGCTGAACGGCATCGGATTAAAATTGACGGAACTATGAATTGGTATGATTTTATTGGCTGCTCTCTTAGCTGAATACCGTCCCATGATCTTAGCCTTGAAACATTCCGGGGCCGTAAAACCTCTCCAAGAGCAACATTGCATAGCAGCAATAAACATAGTCAGGCCTTCGTAACCAACAAACCAAATGAAATATTTTCGAAGCAGCCAACTTAATCTAAACGTTTAGAGTGCAGGTTATGCTCTCGATTCGGACACATCACCAGGGACTGCAAGGACGGAAGGAACGGTGAAACGTTCCACACGGTGCTTTCTACTATTGTCAAGAAGGATAAGATCGCATGACAAGCAATAGAGAACTCTCAACGAACCTCGAACAAGTGCACGGCAAGGTTGCGAGGCTAATGGTGGCCCGATGGATATCGTTAGTTGCGGAAACAAATCTCAAACCAGTGCGCAGGGACCTTCAGAACGGTCATCGTACGTTAGACTGGATATTGAAGATCCTGGTAAACATACGCTTTAGGCGGCACTTCCGACTGTAAAACTCTGCGAATCGAAGTAAGAAGACGGTTATGACGAATAAGAAGATTTCAGAGACAGTAGCGAAACTACATGTGCACTGACCGACCTTGTGCTCCCTCCACGGCAATCTACTCAACCACCTAGGTCGAAGGTGTCGAGGCAAGGAAGGCAAGCTCAAGGTCGGCTGATCAGTATGCCCTCTAGCAATATTCCAGCAACCGGACGTTTGCTACAGGTGCTTtgagggaggacataagtcctggaagGCGTTGCAGTGGTGAGAGCGAAGCGAGATAAGTGTGCCGACCCTGAGGTTTTGGTTCAGGGTTCTCGCGGCAGTGGCTGGTCGACACTTACTCAAAACAGAGGATGCAGAGTGCGCGAACAGACGACTAGAGGATTGAGCGATAATCATAATTCGGTTTTACAAGATCGGCTCTAAAGAGTGCGAACAAGGCAATCAAGAGGACCTGCTTcgataacactggttgacaaaatgataaaaaaaggtCAGCTCAAACCCgaaaaaatgaatgattatagctattcaaccatttctgtaaattttggtgctcctagccattaccaaaacgcgtcaacttacgtgaaagtgtcgtatagaaattgttcgccgggttcgtcgctttaacgttatgtttacgaggaaactcattaAAATTTCTGCAAAAACGGTAATGGCCAGGGACACcataattcacaggaatggttgaatagctataatcttttattttttccagtttcagCTATTGGAATGCACCTGAGTTGGCCAGTGTAAGCTATGCGCTAGTGCTAATAGGAATTCGTGGGATGACGCCTACAGGGTCGTAATGGTCAAGTCCAAAGGCTCACTTGCGTCTGCGTCGTGATCACCAACGATGCAGGAGCGTATTATCGAAGGACCTTTTCCACACCACGAGCCCAGTCCTTTACCTCCGGCAGTCGAGAGTCACGTCCGACGTTTAAGTAtttcagacatagaccagggatggttgaccaacctgccgaacatccaagCCGTGTCGAGATTGAGGGAGAGGCAGAGCCCGATTTAAGGGGGgagcccgggccccgggccctcACATTttcggggcccccacaaaatttttttgtagagagaatttttttttatctatcaaaaatgagattcaatcagaGGTTcgatttacagcaagaaaataTCACAACAATATTCATAAGAGTTCACCCTAAATTCTCTtagaatgacacacattaacgaCATTAACACACCAGTTGAATCGACCCAGATCTGGAAAATGGATTGGGAAACGAGTTAGGTCAGCTTTTTCGTTTGCTAAGCAATTTCAGAGTCTAGAGAATGGTTCATTAGAATTACATTTATGCAATGTGATTGTGAACAGTAATATGCAAAAAGTATCTGTAAACGCTGAAATTGCGTTGCGGATTTATTTGAGTCTAATGATCGCAACTGGGGAAAGGTCTTTTTCAAAGAtgaaactgataaaaaataggttgcgtacgactatggaGAATGACAGGctatcaaacttagcattgtttaGTTGTGAGTACGACatatgaatgttgattatttaatttataAGTTCTATGCAAAAAACttgtaagaaaaaaatctaacattggtaacttttcaataacaaataaatgtttttaactcgcacgaaaaaaaaaacggattagttttattttggggcccccacaatcgtaagtCCAGCTCTGGggagaggtaagggttacgaatgaagAACTATTTCGGgctagtcatgcagaggtgcttgactgcctctttccggaaaGGTGAAAAcagcagagactggtcttactgccgaaggctgggaaaccgccagggaacccatcggcatataggcctgtGTGCCTGTtggacactgcgggcaaggtgtttgagagaattatcctCCACTGACTGGTGAAGTACGCGGATGGTATAAACGGACTAGCAAGTAACCAGTTTGGTTTCCGGAAAGGTAGGttcacgctggatgctattctatccatcatcaagacggcggaggtagcactccaacGCTAGAGAAGGAGCATATATTGCGCAATCGCCACATTCGATGTGATAGTAACATTAGGGACTTcgtagcgctcgcgcttaggagcatccatgtaccggtgtcgcttcatataatttgaaaaattacttccagaatcgagtacttgtttacgacactgAGGAGGGGCAGAAGTGCAATCACCGAAGGAGTTTctcaaggttccatcctgggcccgatGTTGTGGAATGTCGTGTATGACggtgttttaaaacaacagtgAACCGGAGCAACAGACGGTAGTCAGAGCcagagactgcaccatcacctcaaagcgatctctgaATAGGGATACCAtacgtcctgatttagcaggacatgtcctgattttgagatccatTTGGAGCGtcatgatttatttttcatattttagtatttgtcctgatttttctgaatgatgccggatattcaaGAAGGAAGTAAATTGTTCAGTACTTTCATCTTGACTCCGGGAAGAAAcgaattttttctttggttgaatcttgacgagaaaaattgtctagtcgttgaaaccgttaaacattttttgacaattgttgAGTTTATTTCGAGCAGTTTACTAGTGTTGCATTTTTTAACGCCTAgtaaatcaaagttgcaaaattgaatCGTTCGAGAAACACGTTATATATGAGTCTTTTAGCGTATTTTGAAGTCCAAATCTCAAATtacatgttttatttattgatacttCAAAAAATAGAAATAGCTTAGATCAAATTTTGGCTGGAataaagttgtcctgatttttaactccgacgAAATGGTAACCCTATCTCTGAAGCTTTTGGGGATTATGGTTGACGACAAGTTcgcgttcgggagccacgtcgactatgcctgtaggaGGGCTtaatcggctattgcagcactatctcgtatgatgtccaatagctcagcatgGCAGTAAGCGAAAACTTTTTGCCagtgtggtttcgtccatactctGGTATGGTGGGGTAGTGTGGTCCAGAgctctaggtactaacagttaccgtggtaaactggaaaataCCTACAGACTCAtgtgcctatcagcatcgccattgaGGAGAACAGAGAACGTTGGTCGAACATGACACGAAGGGCCTTTCCATTTCCTCAAATgatagatggacgcaccgacttgtTCCAAAGGTATCCGGATGGATCGGGAGGCACCATGGTGAATCTTCAtctccatctgacacagatcctatcgggccatggttgcttcaggcaatatctgcataAAATCGGACATGTTGGGTTTTCCGTGTGTCCCGAGTGCTTTGATGCGGCAGAGACTGCTGGGCACGTCCTCTTCGTATGCCCACGTATTGTACGTGTGAGGATATGATAGTGAGCAGGTcaggcactactccggacaacatAGTcaggaggatgtgcgacgacccggacatctggagtgCGGTTTGTGCCTCTCATTTTTTTtatggagctgcaacgtgtgtgacGTGTCAATcgccaacacgccagtggtagctaattatcTTCAGCTAACTAGCTGGGAGTTTATAAGAGCGAGAATGCATCAAGCACAAAaaccacttcccgacgtaacaCTTTACCGTCGTCCCGGGAAGATTAGGGCTGGAGACTGGggaggttttagtgggtccggaaCAGGCGGAGTAGGTGTCTGGGGAAGTGTAACCACCCCAGCATCACTCTCCTAGTTACATTCTCACACCCCGagctctcttctcaggtgtctgttcacAGATTTTCCCGTCACCTTACAAAAAAGAGGTATCGAGGCGCAGCGGACgggagtacattttttttttatacttcGTATTAAAAGCATTGATCTTCTTGTATTTCACTTCTACAGCCAATCCCCGATAGAGATTCGAGCGGCTTCCCTGGTTTTTCCGATGATGAAAGCACCAACGATGGTTTGGTGGTGCTGGCATCGGGTAGGGATGGCAAATGCAGCGTCGATCCCATCTCATATAGAAAGCGCTAACCTGGGACATTGCATAAAAGCGTGCTATGCAGGTGGTATTTGACGCCCCGATGAACAACCACACCTAGACCCTCACTTCGCTACCGAAGAGAAGGAAGACAATCCAGAGCAAATGGGTCTACAATACCAAGCACGTTTGGTCGCAAAAGGATACTCCCATCGAAAGGAGGTAGACTACGATGAGGCGTACGCTCCCGTCGTTTGCTATGTTTCGATTGACCAAATGGATGGAGTGATGGCCTTCCTCCAAGGTGATCTCGATGAAGAGTGGAAAACGTGTTCATGTTGAACAAGACGTTAAACGGGTTACAGCAGTCGAGTCGAGTTTGGAACCACAAACTGGATGCGGCTTTCCGACGTTTTGGCCTGACACGCACACGATTCATTTATGTATATCGGTAACAAAGGAGGCATACGTCAACGATCTGATGATCTTCTGCAACGATTCAGCATAGATAGACAATCCAAAGTAACATCTTTCCAGCTGGTTTCGAATGAAAGATCAGCACTGCCTTGAAATCCGAATCAGAAGAGCCACTGATTCCATCAGCTTGGACCACGAACCCTACACAGAGTCGATAATGAAGCGGTTCAACATGGAACTCGATGCAAACCAGTAAAGATGCCGATGAACAGCAGAGAGAAGCTTACCAAAGATCCGAGCCTGAAGGATGACAATAAATCCGCTTCATCAACAAACCCAAACATTGGAACGCGGCGAAGCATGTTCTGCGTAATCTTCGAGGAACCTCCGGTATGGAGCCGGTTTATAGAAAGGATACAGTTTCCAGGATCCAGATGAGAGGAAATCTACATACAGCAGCGTCTTCATGGCACAGCGTGGTGCAACACTTCgaacacttcacaataaaaaccGAATTTTTAGAGCTACTTTAATAAAAAGCGTGATTATTATacaccatttcgttccttggaatgGCCTtcacagagatgccagatgtttttgaaaaatgtctgcaactgctcgaaaaaccggaaaaatctgcttgaaatctgaaaaaaatctattcgtgattcgaaaaaatgtaGCTTATGTAGGCAAAAAATTTgcacatattttgaaaaaatctgcgtaaatcTGAGGAGATCCTGACAAAAATCTGCGGAAACTATTGAA encodes:
- the LOC129724878 gene encoding uncharacterized protein LOC129724878, whose protein sequence is MISTSNELLRNIAALCRVCSAPGSHSLFAKIPPYLHEHPRECPRWTLPICKLLAEVTGIEISEDDGLPQRICVLCISYLKHAYIFRRQTIDNVAAVLAARYLIGIEMRQGKDGSLKTKDTELVPTAVFVPAVIARTEVADVANRMMNVATNGSISFRKNLDKEVIRHIMGGSVKSKKKNNAEEEQRYIQDFETSRLQASPVGTGGYFTYTEKEFEEDDVMELDVLKEHNISFNLPVDYKEKKCPSCKKRFMFDDSLSEHLEKCLQFTLIKFIREVYHLLCLKENRAISSFEFIRRVVFAIRRSVQQIAPLNDAIADKEEEEENEMPTAEQTVEEPTEIKRSYLKNLEKLRMNYNQEGNKIPSPALPQPIEDGRSSITTGSTSISPIVTVTRCEECQVQFETVTELEAHNLNYHRGLPAASVALNNQQPVSPFPKHILLLAAKDVPLIKNRLLSDTPEPIAGGDSPGEDTFKTVQCSTCKKRFHMISQLDEHRIRCHSRKSPRQHSGQGSPVDRNRKNLNASYFHTMEQLKNVK